A single region of the Montipora capricornis isolate CH-2021 chromosome 13, ASM3666992v2, whole genome shotgun sequence genome encodes:
- the LOC138030128 gene encoding uncharacterized protein: MTNLIYLNNNRLIQCHSGTRAFHDNREIFTFFLAITYSSAPPNVPENHIFPRNGQTFGYFTEMKFTVVLCVLLVAGIVSGGPAAVEKLKDPDMKLFPQLRVKRSYEANNNFCCKLKLDYCC; encoded by the exons ATGACAAACCTTATATATCTAAATAACAATAGACTAATTCAATGCCATAGCGGCACCCGTGCATTTCATGACAACAGGGAAATATTTACATTCTTTCTCGCTATCACTTACAGTTCAGCTCCGCCGAAT GTGCCAGAAAACCACATTTTCCCTAGGAACGGACAaacatttggctatttcacggaG ATGAAATTCACTGTTGTGCTGTGTGTTTTGCTCGTGGCTGGAATTGTCAGCGGTGGACCTGCAGCTGTTGAGAAGTTGAAGGACCCCGACATGAAGTTATTTCCTCAGTTACGTGTTAAGCGGTCTTACGAAGCGAATAACAACTTTTGTTGCAAATTAAAACTAGACTATTGCTGttaa